One window of Dechloromonas sp. ZY10 genomic DNA carries:
- the cas2 gene encoding CRISPR-associated endonuclease Cas2 — protein MRLIVFFDLPMVTKTEKRAYVQFRRFLLNDGYDMIQWSVYGRLLNGSDDQEKHQKRLIDNLPPAGSVRCMTVTEKQFAGIKLLVGLPLFQEKKVTANQMLLF, from the coding sequence ACTCATCGTCTTCTTTGACTTACCTATGGTCACCAAGACAGAAAAGCGCGCCTACGTGCAATTTCGCCGCTTTCTGCTCAACGACGGCTACGACATGATCCAGTGGTCCGTCTACGGCCGCTTGCTCAATGGCAGCGACGATCAGGAAAAACACCAAAAGCGCCTGATCGACAACCTGCCTCCGGCCGGTTCCGTGCGCTGCATGACCGTCACCGAAAAGCAGTTCGCGGGTATAAAACTGTTGGTTGGCCTGCCCCTTTTTCAGGAAAAAAAGGTCACGGCCAACCAAATGCTGCTTTTCTGA